Proteins from a genomic interval of Odontesthes bonariensis isolate fOdoBon6 chromosome 7, fOdoBon6.hap1, whole genome shotgun sequence:
- the LOC142384797 gene encoding olfactomedin-4-like produces the protein MTPYVIALCALFTVTQQVPAREKCTCELNHSDKTFPHGKLQTVEGNVTECNSKITSQKTLELESLLLGLRRRLAQLNEDVSILETENDGQLYGVLSLYIIENERTEIRQLIEKLNSTTLGHSLLTNNTVHQLEDLKTKMLELEKFDTMQVVKGRRDNKRLKSELKVCQHGLNATVAPTQAPHGTCPHGKLLNITGPRVYTAGEYPGSYPYGAWGRDPKPEAGKESWYWLVMLTSSNIYANYVRLYSSLSALIIGVSTPGNVLIHSANPTTNTIQGPNNVLYGGALYYNCYNQDYLCRFNLTTKSVTTVQLPKGTRYNSKGNFCKLGECYSYTDLDLATDESGVWVIYTTTQDFGNMVLSKVEKGENPELGQTWRTSVYKQSVTNTFMACGVMYATRHVDKNMEEIFYSFDTTTGRENFNVGIFINKMSSNIQSLNYSPVDQMLHVYCDSYMVSYKVLFE, from the exons ATGACGCCGTATGTAATCGCACTGTGTGCTCTTTTCACCGTCACCCAGCAG GTGCCTGCACGTGAGAAGTGTACGTGTGAGCTGAACCACTCAGATAAGACATTCCCTCATGGCAAACTCCAAACAGTGGAAGGCAATGTTACAGAGTGCAACAGCAAAATCACATCACAGAAG ACCCTGGAGCTGGAGAGTCTGCTGCTGGGACTCAGGCGACGTCTTGCCCAGCTGAACGAAGATGTCTCGATCCTGGAGACGGAGAATGATGGACAGCTGTACGGCGTTCTCAGCTTGTACATTATAGAGAACGAAAGGACGGAGATAAGGCAGCTCATAGAAAAGCTCAACAGCACCACGCTGGGACACAGTCTCCTCACGAATAACACCGTCCATCAG TTGGAGGACCTGAAAACAAAGATGCTTGAGCTGGAGAAGTTCGACACCATGCAGGTGGTGAAGGGACGACGAGACAACAAGCGTCTAAAATCTGAGCTAAAAGTCTGCCAGCACGGACTCAACGCCACCGTCGCACCCACCCAGGCTCCACACG GAACCTGTCCACACGGTAAACTTCTGAACATCACCGGGCCGAGGGTCTACACCGCAGGAGAGTATCCAGGCTCGTATCCCTATGGAGCCTGGGGTCGCGATCCCAAGCCTGAGGCAGGGAAAGAGAGCTGGTACTGGCTGGTAATGTTGACTTCCAGCAACATTTACGCCAACTATGTCCGTCTGTACTCCAGCCTGAGCGCGCTCATCATCGGGGTGAGCACCCCAG GTAATGTCCTGATCCACTCCGCTAACCCGACCACCAACACCATCCAGGGTCCAAATAATGTCCTGTACGGAGGGGCCTTGTACTACAACTGTTACAACCAAGACTATTTATGTCGATTCAACCTCACCACCAAAAGTGTCACCACCGTACAACTACCCAAAGGAACTCG GTACAACTCAAAGGGTAACTTCTGCAAACTCGGTGAATGTTACTCGTACACAGACCTGGACCTGGCCACAGATGAGTCCGGCGTCTGGGTGATCTACACCACCACCCAGGACTTCGGCAACATGGTTCTGTCCAAGGTGGAGAAGGGTGAAAACCCGGAGCTCGGTCAAACCTGGCGCACTTCGGTCTACAAGCAGAGTGTGACCAACACCTTCATGGCCTGCGGCGTGATGTACGCGACACGCCACGTCGACAAAAACATGGAGGAGATCTTTTATTCTTTCGACACTACGACGGGGAGGGAGAACTTCAACGTTGGCATCTTCATCAACAAGATGTCTTCTAACATTCAGTCCCTGAACTACAGTCCAGTGGACCAGATGCTCCATGTCTACTGTGACTCCTACATGGTGTCCTACAAGGTTTTGTTTGAGTAA
- the LOC142384798 gene encoding olfactomedin-like has translation MLLLLLVLMFTDDGQAQRVFGQKKDGSCRCEVNSTVWSFPAVKYEAVLQQVQTCEGSLRDLQEQVMISSRRLPEIKAKVESVTARLQPFRYLLNQGLYTALSLHRLGQELGHLETDIGAVHSQLNSSQTQKLSKEVIKLRKDVDRLHISDTVNMQSVRENLRKLKNSVESCKTIPKDFRGQNSQCLKGLITNISDPVTTKVSPYGKTHTSGSWGKQSQTDTEEQKNSYWVQPLLNGKIYGNTLRVYKTYEDFMASTNHKDFTVAPAYNHANTIEGPSAVLYGEALYYHCYGSADVCRYDLKTNTVQRATLPGTGVGFNNKFPYCYYDCSSHSDVDLEADETGLWAIYATVGNHGNLVMSRLIWDDEAQTLNVTQTWETRLFKKAVSNAFMVCGVMYATRYVDDYREEVYYAFDTATGKEDNSLALSLQKVSKRVASLSYNPTDRQIYMYNDAYLLAYQAFF, from the exons atgctgctgctcctgctggtgCTGATGTTCACA GATGACGGCCAGGCCCAGCGGGTGTTCGGTCAGAAGAAGGATGGCTCGTGCCGGTGTGAGGTGAACTCCACCGTGTGGTCATTCCCTGCCGTGAAGTATGAAGCCGTGCTGCAGCAGGTTCAGACCTGCGAAGGATCTTTGAGAGACCTGCAGGAACag GTGATGATCTCAAGCCGGCGTCTCCCAGAGATCAAAGCTAAGGTTGAGAGTGTGACGGCCCGTCTGCAGCCTTTCCGGTACTTGCTCAACCAGGGCCTGTACACGGCCCTGTCTCTGCACCGGCTGGGCCAGGAGCTCGGCCACCTGGAAACAGATATCGGTGCCGTCCACAGCCAGTTAAACAGTTCCCAGACACAGAAACTGTCCAAAGAG gtGATTAAACTGCGTAAAGACGTTGACAGGTTGCATATATCTGACACAGTCAACATGCAATCTGTCAGAGAGAATCTGCGCAAACTGAAGAACAGCGTCGAGTCCTGCAAGACGATTCCCAAAGACTTCAGAG GCCAGAACAGTCAGTGCCTCAAGGGCCTGATCACCAACATCAGCGACCCCGTAACGACTAAAGTCAGTCCTTACGGTAAGACCCACACCTCTGGTTCGTGGGGAAAACAGTCACAGACGGACACCGAGGAGCAGAAAAACAGCTACTGGGTTCAGCCTCTGCTCAACGGTAAAATCTACGGAAACACTCTGCGTGTTTACAAAACCTACGAAGACTTCATGGCCTCTACCAACCACAAGGACTTTACCGTGGCTCCTGCCTACAATCACGCCAACACCATCGAGGGTCCCAGTGCCGTCCTGTACGGTGAAGCTCTGTACTACCACTGCTACGGCTCTGCAGACGTCTGCCGCTACGACCTGAAGACCAACACCGTCCAACGGGCGACGCTTCCAGGCACCGGCGTGGGTTTCAACAACAAGTTCCCATACTGTTACTATGACTGCAGCTCTCACAGCGATGTGGACTTGGAGGCGGACGAGACGGGGCTGTGGGCCATCTACGCCACCGTAGGTAACCACGGTAATCTTGTGATGAGCAGGCTCATTTGGGACGACGAGGCTCAGACTCTGAATGTGACCCAGACGTGGGAGACGAGGCTGTTCAAGAAGGCGGTGAGCAACGCTTTCATGGTGTGTGGCGTGATGTACGCCACTCGTTACGTGGACGACTACCGCGAGGAAGTGTACTACGCCTTCGACACGGCGACGGGGAAAGAGGACAACTCGCTCGCTCTTTCGCTGCAGAAGGTCTCTAAAAGGGTGGCCAGTCTGAGCTACAACCCCACCGACAGGCAGATCTACATGTACAACGATGCGTATCTTCTGGCCTATCAGGCGTTCTTCTGA